GCCCGCTGCGGTCATTATGACGGTGATGTGTGCCATCTGGGGCCTTCAGCAAGTGGCGATCAAGGTCGCTGCGCCCGACATCGCGCCGATCCTGCAGATCGCCCTGCGCTCGGGTATTGCCGCGGTGCTGGTAGGCCTGATCCTGATCCTGCGCCGGAACAAGATGACGTTGAACATCGACACCTGGCGCGGCGGGCTGCTGGTGGGCACGCTGTTTGCCCTGGAGTACGTGGCCGTCGGTGAAGGTTTGCGCTACACGTCCGCCGCGCACATGGTGATTTTCCTGTACACGGCGCCGATCTTCGCGGCCATCGGTTTGCACGTCCGGTTTCCCAGCGAACGGCTGACGGCGGTGCAGTGGGGCGGAATATTGTTGGCGTTTGCGGGCGTGATCGTGGCGTTTTTTGCTCCGGGTGAAACCACGGCCTCGATGGCCGATCAACGCATTGGCGATGCGCTGGGCTTATTGGGCGCTGCGGCCTGGGGCGCCACCACGGTCACCATTCGCTGCTCTCGACTGGCCGAAGCGCCAGCGCCATTGACGCTGTTCTATCAGCTCGCCGGGGCTTTTGTGATTCTGGCTGCGCTGGCATGGGCGACCGGGCAAACCCGTGTGCAGTTTTCGGCCATTACCGTGGCCAGCCTGGCCTTCCAGACGGTGGTGTTCTCATTCCTGAGCCTGTTGGTGTGGTTCTGGATGCTGGGGCGTTACCTGGGGTCGCGGCTTGGGGTGTTGTCGTTCATGACGCCACTGTTTGGCGTGGTATTCGGCGTCTGGTTGCTGGACGAAACGCTACAGTCATCGTTCATTGTGGGCTCGCTGTTGGTGCTGATCGGGATTGTGGTGGTGAGTGGGCATGATCTTTTCAAGCTGCGCATGGCCAGGCTAGTCAAGGATTGATACGTTCACCAGGCTGCGCATTCCTCAACGTACTTTCTCCTGCACAGGTGCTCTCGCGTGACACCAAGCACTGCGGTGCGTTGATCGAAGGCCTTGAAGCCAAGGTTGCCGACCTGCTGGGCAAACCCGCTGCGGTGTTCATGCCCAGCGGGGTGATGGCGCCATTGATCGCGGTTAACATCTGGAGCCACGGCTGCGGCCTCGGATACACCGCGGCATACCGACGGCGTACGCCTGTGAGAAACCCGGGCGCTTTTACCCGCGCTCCTACGCCGAAATTGCCGAAGGGTTCTCCTCCGTCTATGTCTCGGCCTACAAAGGCCTGGGCGGAATCGCCGGTGAAGTGTGCGTGTTAATTCCAGTCATCATCCCTGCTCACTGAACCGGTGATTTGCTGACTTTGATCCCTTTGAACAGCACCAGCAGCAACACGCCTGCGAGTATTTCAAAGGCGGCCACCATATACAGGCCGGCAGCCAAACTGCCAGTCAGGGTTTTCAGCCAGCCAATCATGTAGGGCGCCACGAACCCCGCCAGGTTGCCGATGCAGTTGATCAACGCAATGCCTCCGGCGGCTGCGGTACCGGCCAAAAAGGCCCCGGGAATCGACCAGAACACCGGGAACGCTGCGAGGATGCCCATGGCCGCAATGGTCAGGGCGATCAATGCCAGGACGGCGTTCCCAATAAACAATCCGGTGCCAATCAGCCCGAGCCCGGCGAGCAGCGCAGCCATGGCGCAATGCACGCGGCGCTCAGAGGTCTTGTCGGAGTGAAAACCGTTCCACAGCATCGCCACGGTGCCCAATATGAACGGTATCGAGGAGAGCAGGCCGATGCGCATGGTGTCATCCACCCCCAACGCCTTGATGACGGACGGGGTCCAGAACGCAATGGTCGCGTTGCCGCTGACCAGGCAGAAATACACCAGGGCACACAGCCACAGCTTGGGATAACGAATCAGCGAACGCAGGTCGCTGTGTTTGCCGGGCGCCTGGTCTTCGCGGGCGATTGTGTCGCTGACCATCGTGCGTTGTGCCGGGCTCAACCATTTGGCATTGATGGGTTTTTCCGGCAGGTAGCGCAATACCAGGAAACCTGCGATCACCGAGGGAATGCCTTCGAGAATGAACAGCCATTGCCAGTTGGCCAGGCTGCCGACGCCGACCATGTGGCTCATGATAAACCCCGCCAGTGGGCCGCCGACCACGCCAGCGATGGCGAACGAGGTCATGAACATGCCGTTGATCTTTGCGCGCTGCGCCGCCGGAAACCAGTAGGTCAGGTACAGCACCACACCCGGGAAAAAGCCCGCTTCAAACGCCCCGAGCAGAAACCGCAGCACGTAGAACGACCAGGCACTTTCGACGTAGGCCATGGCGATGGACGTCAGGCCCCACATTATCGTGATGCGGGCCAGTGTGCGCCGCGCGCCGATTTTTTCCAGCAGCAGGTTGCTGGGCACTTCGAAGAAGAAGTAACCAATGAAGAAAATCCCTGCGCCCAGGCCGTAGACGGCCTCGCTGAAGCCCAGGTCCTGCAGCATCGCCAGTTTGGCGAAGCCGACGTTGACCCGGTCGATCCAGGCCAGTACGAAGAGGAATACCAGGAACGGAAGCAACCGCCAGGCGATCTTGCGGTACACAACAGCCACTTCGTCGGACATCGGTGAGTGGTCCAGTTCCAGCGATGAAGTTGCGTTACTTGGGTTCATAAGTTGTCTCGTCAATTCGTTGCGCATGGGTACGCAAGCCGATTGGCAGGCGAGTGCGGGCGCACGGGCGGCCGCCGTGGAATTTTTGCGGTGAGTCAATAATTGAACCAAGGGCAGGTGGAGCCTGCCGTTGGTTCAACGCCAGTGCGTTACGTGCCCTGGCGTAACAGCGCCTCGATTGAGCGAGACACTTGCAGCACCCGTGCGTCCTGACCCTGCAGGCCGGCAATCGACAAGCCTACCGGCAGTTCGTCGCCGCGCTGGCAAGGCAGGCTCAGGGCGCAGCCGTCCAGAAAATTGAGCACGCTGGTATTGCGCAATACCAGGCCGTTGGTGGCAAAAAAAGCCGCGTCATCCGCCAGGTCGGCAAGCTTGGGTGGCACTATCGCGACACTCGGCAGCAACCATGCATCGGCGTCACCCAGGCGTTCACGCGCCACGCTGATCAGGCGTTGGCGTTCGGCCTGGATGTCCAGGTAATCGGCTGCGCTGATGGCCGCGCCACGGCGTATGCGTTGTGCAACGCGTGGGTCGTAAGCCTCGCTGCGGTCGCCCTCGAGCCACTGGCGATGGCCCTGCCAGGCTTCGGCGGCCGTGAGCCCGCCGGCAGCATTGATGCGCGGCAGTTGGTGCAGCTCAGGGAAGTCGAACCAGCGGATACTTGCACCGGCCTTGGCGAGCAGGTCCAGGCTGCGTTCGAACGCTGCCGCCACGGTGGCATCCAGTTGATCGAGCACCACGTCACGGGTGACCGCCAGGCGCAGCCCGGCCAACGGCGCGGCGCGGGTATCCAGCGATTGGCCGCTGAGTATCTGGTCGAGCAGGATGCAGTCGGCGACGCTGTTTGACAGTGCGCCGACCGAGTCCAGGCTGGCGGCCAACGGGAAGGTGCCAGTCATCGGCACACGGCTGGCGCTGGGTTTGAAACCGACGAGGTTGCAGAAGGCTGCGGGGATACGGATCGAGCCACCGGTGTCAGTGCCCAAGCCCGCTACCGCCATGCCCAGCGCCACGCTCACGGCGGCGCCGGAACTGGAGCCGCCAGCGATGCGCCCCTCTGCACACGGTGTGAGCGGCGTGCCGTAGTGGGGGTTCCACCCCAGCCCGGAAAAGGCAAACTCGCTCATGTTGGTGCGGCCGAGCAAGATCGCGCCGGCCGCCCTCAGGCGCTCGACGACCACGGCATCGTGGCGGGCGGGCGGCGCATCGGCGAGTAATTGCGAGCCGGCCGCCGTGACCTGCCCGGCCACATCGAACAAGTCTTTGATCGACACGGGCAGCCCGGCCAGCGCCGACGGCACGTAGCCGGAGGCGCGCGCCAGGTCGCTGGCCCGCGCAGCGCTCAGGGCGCTGTCGGCGTCGACGCTGATATATGCCGTGCCGCCTGCTGTGCGATGCGCTTCAATACGCGTTAACGCGTCATTGACCAATGCCTCACTGCTGGTGCGGCCCTCGGCAAGCTTGCGGGCGAGTTCTGCAATCGTGGTCATCGTGGGTTTACTCAGCGACAGGCAGCGGCTCGACACCGTACTGGTGGCGCAGGCTGCGGTTGAGGATGGGGTCGAACAGTTCCATTTCGAAGGCTTCGCCATAACCCAGTTCGCCGATCACCGACTGCGTGCCGCAGAACATTGCTGTATCGGCAGGCAGCGCGGCGTCGTTATTAAGTTTCGCCAGCAACGTTTCCGGCGCCAGCAGGTTGGTCACCGGCCCTTGCTGATACAGCGCTCGCACGCCATCACGCACACGCCAGGTGCGCATCACCAGGTGGTCCCAATGCGGCTGGACTTCGGTGTAGCGCCACACCTGCTGGGCGATGGGTTTGTCGCACATCTGCTTGGACACGGTTACGTCGTAGCTTTCGACCTTGCGGTCGGTGTGGTCCGAGCCCAGGCCGATCAACAGGCCTTGCTCGCTTGGGATCAGCACGAACTCGGTCTCGCCGGAAGAGTCCTTGCCCGGCACCTGAATCGTCTCGGCGTTGTTCAACAGGCTGGCGGACACGCGATAGAAGCACGGCACCTGGGTGGGTCGGCGCACGCCCAGTGCTTCCAGTTCGGCAATGTGGTGTTCCACCGCTTCGCTGTTACGCCCCGCCCAGCCTGCGATGATCAGGTGTTTGATGCTGGAGTGGTGCTCGCCTTGGCCGACGACATGGAAAGTCATTTGAGTCATGAAAAGTGCTCGTAGTGAGTGATCAAAGCGTGCGCATGATTGCGCGGCGGAAATCGTCAATGTGGTGATGGATCGCGGCGATGGCGGCGGTGCCGTCGCGCTGCTCCACCGCTTCAAGGATTTGCAGGTGTTCGTGGTAGATGCGTTCGCTGTGATGGTTTTCCGACAGGGTCAGGTACCAGAAACGCGCCTGTTTTTCGTGCAGGTTGCGCAGCAACTCGGCCAGCACGCGGTTGTGGGCGGCGGCTGATATGGACATGTGAAACTCCAGGTCCAGCGACATCAGCCCGGCCACGTCGTGCCTGGCTAAAAGGGCAGGGGTGCGCTCGAGGATGTCGCGCATGGCCTGGATGTCGGTGTCCTTGGCGCGCTCTACCGCGAGCTTGACGCACAGCTGTTCGTTGCTCACGCGCACTTCGATCATGTCGAGTACATCGTTGAGTGACAGGGCGGTCACCATCACGCCTTTGCGCGGCATGATCGTGACCATGCCTTCCACTTCCAGACGGTGCAGCGCTTGGTGGATGGGGGTTCGGCCAATGCCCAGCGCAGCGGTCAGTTGCGCCTCGTTGATCGCATCGCCAGGGCGATACTCGCAGCTGATAATCCGCTGCTTGATTTGGGCATAGGCCAGCTCACGCAGTTGCGCTGCGCTTTTTGTGGGAGCCATCGGGGGTTGGTGATGGCGTATGAGGTTGGTCGGTTCGGACATATCCACTCCTGAAAATCATCTGATATATCAGATGATTTTCAGAGTGAAGCAAGGGCTATGCCATTTTTTTGCAAACGGGCGCAGAGCCTTGGCTTTAGAGGGTTTTAGAAATTCAGACGCGCTTCGGGGAACAAGCTGTGAGGTGTTACTTGTTACCTTTGTGCCCGAATTTGGTGCCGTGGCGCCCGCTGTTTGTGCAATTCAGGGGCGGGATCAAAAGCCAGGACACTTCAGTGAGTGCTGCGGGGCAGGGACTTCTGCAATTGGCTGTTTACACATCATGAAGATGGCTAAAGGTTTAGTGAAATCAATTCATTTTTGCTCGGTCAATAGTTCAGCCTAAAATACACCTTAAATATAGATACTATGAAGACTACTGAGATGTCGCCAGGCAAGGCAATGCACTCGGGTGTTATCTCGGATAATTAGGGTGTCAGACGGCAATGAATAATGAATTTTCATTTTCTATTAAAAGCATTTGTTTTGACGAGAATTATCACCCCTCTGAAAATACGCGCATCACCACAAACTTTGCTAATTTGGCCAGAGGGACCAGCCGCCAAGAGAACTTGCGCAACACCTTGAGGATGATTAACAACCGCTTCAATGCCTTGGCACACTGGGATAACCCCAAGGGCGATCGTTATACGCTCGAACTTGAAATTATTTCGGTCGAGATGGGCATTGGTCTTGAAGGCAGCGGCACTGCCATTCCGCTGATTGAAATACTGAAAACAAATATTGTTGATCAACAAACCAACGAGCGCTTTGCCGGTATCGTAGGCAATAATTTTTCCTCCTATGTACGGGATTATGACTTCAGTGTGCTGTTGTCCGGGCACAATCAGGGGCAGCCTGGATTCAGCATCCCCGATAATTTTGGGGCACTGCATGGAAAGCTATTTAAATGCTTTGTGAATTCAAGCGTCTACCAGGACCATTTCAATAAGCTTCCTGTCATATGCCTAAGTGTTTCGAATACCAGGACCTACCATCGGACTGAAAACCAGCATCCGGTATTGGGCGTTGAATATCAGCAAGACCAGTACTCGTTAACGGATGAATATTTCCAGAAAATGGGGCTGAAGGTTCGCTACTTCATGCCTTCAAATAGCGTTGCGCCTTTGGCTTTCTATTTTTCCGGGGATTTGCTCGGTGATTACACCAACCTTGAACTGATCAGTACCATCAGCACGATGGACACGTTCCAAAAAATATACCGACCTGAGATTTACAATGCGAACTCAGCAGCAGGAAAATCCTATCAGCCAAGCCTGAAGCATCAAGACTACTCATTGACCCTCATTGTTTATGATCGAGAGGAACGTGGCCGGCTGGCCATTGAGCAGGGGAAGTTTGTCGAAGAAAACTTTATCAAACCCTACCAGGCTGTGCTTGAACAGTGGTCCGCCAATTGCGCTTTTTGACTGGTTAAAAATACAAGGTTATCCGATATGAAAAAATTATTACCCACGTCAACTGCCGGCAGCTTGCCTAAACCCGCCTGGCTGGCACAGCCTGAGACACTTTGGTCACCTTGGAAATTGCAAGGTGAGGAGTTAATTGAGGGCAAGCAAGACGCTTTACGTTTGTCATTGCAAGAGCAACAACAGGCCGGTATCGATATTGTCAGTGATGGTGAACAGACGCGCCAACACTTTGTCACTACCTTTATTGAGCACCTCAGCGGCGTTGATTTTGAAAAGCGTGAGACCGTTAGAATTCGCGATCGCTACGACGCGAGTGTACCAACGGTGGTAGGGGCGGTTACTCGCCAACGACCAGTGTTTGTCGAAGAGGCCAAGTTTTTACGTCAACAAACCAGGCAACCGATAAAGTGGGCGTTGCCGGGGCCCATGACGATGATCGACACGCTTTATGACAACCATTATAAAAGTCGCGAAAAACTGGCGTGGGAGTTCGCCAAGATTCTCAATCAGGAAGCCAGGGAGTTAGAGGCGGCGGGGGTTGATATTATCCAGTTTGACGAGCCCGCCTTTAATGTCTTTTTTGATGAGGTGAATGACTGGGGCGTGGCCACTCTGGAAAGGGCCATTGAAGGCCTCAACTGTGAAACGGCCGTGCATATTTGCTATGGCTACGGCATCAAAGCCAATACGGACTGGAAGAAGACACTGGGCTCAGAGTGGCGTCAATATGAGGAGGCTTTCCCGAAGCTGCAAAAATCCAGCATCGATATAGTCTCGCTGGAATGCCACAACTCTCATGTTCCGATGGAGCTGATTGAACTCATTCGAGGCAAAAAAGTGATGGTAGGGGCCATTGACGTGGCGTCCAATATCATTGAGACGCCAGAGGAAGTCGCCAATACCTTGCGCAAAGCCCTTCAGTTTGTAGAGGCCGACAAGCTTTACCCTTGCACCAACTGTGGCATGGCCCCGTTATCGCGTGGCGTAGCCAGAGGCAAGCTTAATGCCTTAAGTGCTGGCGCAGACATCGTCCGTAGAGAACTGTTGAACCAAGGCTGAGTCAACTTTGCAACACATAGCGTGGTTTGAGCCAGTTGGCCTCGCCAACGAGGATGTCCTCGAAGAACGCCCCGATCGGTAGTGTGGGGTGGCACAGCTGAATTTCCAAAACCCACACCATCTCGCTCGGCACAATCTCGACTTCGGCCAGCTTGTCCTGCCCGAACAGCGCATGCGGGAAGTCAGCGATGCGGTGGCCTGCCAGGTTGCGCTCCAGGCGCCAGCCTTTGGAGTGGGCACTTCGTTCAGCGAAATCATAGAGCTGGCGCCCGGTCAGCCCGCGGTGCCAGGCATGGCGGGTTTCGTCGAACACTTCATGCAGTGCTTTCACGCAGGCGTCATGCAGCGGGTGCTCGCCGAATACAAAGGTGTCGCCGTAATCGCCTTCGTAGCCATCCCACACCGGGCCGAGGTCGACCACGGCGATATCGGTGGCGCGCAGCGTGCGCGACAGGTCGACGCCTTGGCGCGGTGTGCGGACGGTGTCGTCGCCAAAGCGTATATAGGTGGGGTGCCAGGTGTGAGACGCGCCCATGTTTTGCAATGTTTGACTGGCCATTTGAAGGGCTTGCGCCGTGTTCATGCCCACCTTCAACTGGTCGGCGATGGCGGCCAGGGCTCTAACCGTTTGCTCGCGGGCGGCAAGCATGCCGTCCAGTGAGTAGCGCGGGCCGACTTTTTCCAGCACCGGGTCCAGCGCCTTGAGGGACGACGCCTGCGGCAATGCACCGCTGGAAACGAAGGCTTCTGCGACAAAACGATGAGCCTGCGCGCCCGCTGCCAGGCAGGTTTCGCGCACTTGCTTGATCATCGTGCTACTGCCGCAGGCGTAGATTTGGCTCTCGGCCCAGTTGTGCGGCTGTGCCAGCGCAACCTGTTGCACGCGGGCATCTGCCGACTGGACGCGATGCCAGTGAAAGCGCGGATGTGCCTGGCTGGCCTGCTCAAGAAACTCAGCGTCGTAGAAGTCCGCCGGCGCTGAGTTACCCCAGTACAGGCTGACCTTGGCGTGGCGGGCCAGGGCCGTCAGCAACAAGGGCTTGATGCCTGCGTAACCGGTGCCGGTGGCGAACAGCACAACCGGGCGGCCATCGTCGTGTTGCCAGGTGCAGGCGCCCACGGGGCCTTCGAGTTTCAGCGCATCACCCACTTGCAGGGTCGGCAGAATGCGTTCGGAAAACAGGCCACCGCTGACTTGGCGAATATGAAACACCAGCTGGCCCTGATCCTGTGCGGGCAGGTTGGCGACAGAGAAACAGCGGCTGTCGCCATCGTCGAGGCGAAACCTGAGGTACTGGCCGGCCCGAACGTCGAGTGGCTGCGCTGGCAGCAACACCAGCTCGATGATATCGGCGCTCAACGCGCGTTTGCCGATCACCTGGGCGGTGACCTCCAGCGCTGGCGTGTCCAGTGACCAGCCGGGAATTTCCAGGCGCATGTCGCTACAGGCATGGCTCTGGCACAGCAACATCTCGTCAGCCGCGAGTGGATAAGAGGGGGCAGGGCTGTCTGGTGTGCGCAACTTGTCTCGGTACTGGCCTGACACCACTTTTACCTTGCACGACCCGCAGGCGCCGCGCCGGCAGGAAAACGGTACGGCCAGGCCGCTGGCAAGCATCGCGTCGAGCAGCAATTGATCGGCGGCTTCGAAGGATTTGCCCGAGGGCGACAGTTCAACGACATGGCGGTTGTGCATAAACACCTCGGGGCAATTGAGGCTCGATTGTTGCGTTAGACTAGGACCAGAAGAACCTCCAGTTTTGGATAATTCATATGGTCCAGCTTCGCAAATGGCGCCCGTTGCTCAAACTCGATGGGGCGCAGCCGCAGGCGTCGTACAGAAAGATCATCGAGGGTCTGGTGAGCGCGATTGTCGAGGGCCGCCTGCGCCCCGGAACGCTGTTGCCCGGCACGCGGGAAATGGCGCAACTGCTGGACGTCAACCGCAAGACGGTGATCCTTGCCTACGAGGAGGCGGTGACCAAAGGCTGGCTGGTCAGCATTCAGCGCCGCGGTACCTTCGTCAGTACGCAACTGGCGACAGGAGCGGTCGCCGAGCCCAGCGCGCCGAAGTCGTTTGCCCCGGCGTTGCGGGAGGCCCCGGCGGTTGCCTATTTCACCCCGGGCGAGCAGGTAACAGCGCTGCACCATCGGGCGGGTGCGCTGTTTTTCGATAATGGCGCCAGTGACCATCGTCTGCTGCCGCAAGCCGTGCTGCATCGCTATTACCGCAATGCCTTGCGCAACAGCTTCACCACCAACACCGTGCGCCATGGCAGCGAAGGCAGCGGCCACTACCTGCGCAACGCCTTGGCCGAAATGTTGCGCCATAATCGAGGCCTGAATGTCGATGCGCAGCAGATTTGCCTGACCCAAGGCGTGCAGATGTCGCTGTACCTGACTGCCAGCGTGCTGCTCAAACCCGGTGATGTGGTGGTGGTCGAGCGCCTGAGTTACCCACCGGCCTGGGAGATTTTCCGCCAGTTGGGTGCGCAACTGGTCACCGTGGACCTGGACGATGAAGGTTGCCGGGTCGATCAGCTCGCTGAACTGTGCCGCGTGCACAACGTGCGGATGATGTATGTCACCCCCCATCACCAGTTTCCGAGCACCGTCAGTTTGCACGCAGCACGTCGCCAGCAACTTCTGGAACTGGCCCGGCTGCATGACTTCTGCATCATCGAGGAAGATTACGACCACGAGTATCACTTTGCCGGTCGGCCCTATTTGCCCCTGGCCAGCGACAGTGCGCAGCGCCATGTGATCTACATCGGCTCGCTGTCCAAGTCCCTGGGCAGCACCTTCCGTTGCAGCTACATCGTTGCACCGTCGAATCTCATCGAAGCGCTCGAGCGCACGGCGGCGGTGAGCCTGGGCCAGGGCGATGCCGTCATGCAGCGGGTGCTGGCGGACTTGATCAACGATGGCGAGCTGAAGAAGCACCTGCGCCGGGTGTCCAGGGAATACCGCCGGCGCCGGGAGACGCTGCTCAGTTGCCTGCTGGAGGCGTTTGGCGAGCAGATAACCGTGCAGGAACCCGAAGGCGGGCTGGCGCTGTGGGTCAGGTTCGCCGACTCAATCGACGTCGACCAACTGGCTGAAAAGGCGCTGGAGCTGGACTTGGTGGTGCGCAGCGGTCGCTTGTTTTCGCCCTTTGACCATCCGGAGAATGCCTTGCGTTTGGGATTCGCCTCGCTTGATTCGGAGGAGATCCGCACCGCCACGCAGCGTTTGGCTCAGGCGGCGCAGGCGATTGGGGAAGAGGTTAAATAATTACGCAGGCTGAAAGGTGGATGTGTAACGATATGTGACCCAGCCTTTGATACTGCCCACTACAGGAATCAATTCGGATGCTCGCAGCCTTCAGACACTACCCGTTTTCGGTCAATCTGCTGCTGTCGTCTGCGTTGTTTCTGACACTGGGGCGCGCCATTACCCTGCCGTATATGGTGATTTACCTGTCATCCAACTTCACGTTGGGCATCAGCGAGATCGGTCTGGTGGTAGGCGGTGCAATGCTTGTCGGCTCGTTGTTAAGCCTTTACGGCGGCTACCTGACTGACAAAATCTCCAGCTATCGATTGATCCTCAGCTTCACGGGTTTTTTCACCGTGGGCTTCATTGGTATGTGCCTCACGTCGCACCTGTGGCTGTTTTTCCTGTTTCTGGTGTCGTTCAATTTTGCCTATTCAGTGATCGATATCGTGGTCAAGGCCGCGTTTGGCAAACTGCTGCCGGAAGCCGAACGCGGCAAAGTGTTTTCGGTGCGCTACACCGTGATCAACATTGGTTACGCGGTGGGGCCGTTCATTGGCGCGGGGCTCGCGCACACCAATAACGGCGCCGTCTCCAGGAACCGTCGTAAGCAGTATCAATATTCGGTTCAGGCTGAGGTATTTGATTACATTGAGCAGCTCACACAGGCTCTGTTGAGAGAGCAAGCGCTGGAAAAACAACGGGTTGAGGAAGGCGATTAATAGCTGCGGTCAGTTGTTGTGTCTTTCAAAAAACGCTGCTCATGATCCGGATCCGGCAACAGGCAGGTGTCGTACTTCCCGAAGAGCCGATAGCGATTACGCGCGATGCGGTCGTAAGCCCAATCCCGAAGGACACGCGGGATGGCGCGCAGGAGTAGCAATGGGCGCCAGCGGGCAGGCAGTTGCGCAATGATTTCGAGCACCGCCTCCGAACGCTCCCAGTAGTGCCGGTCGCGGATCACTGCGAGGGTGTCGAACTGATCCAGCGGCAACCCCGCCCAGGCCAATAGCGCCTGACCTTCGGGCGACTGAACGGCCGCCAACCGCACACGCCGGTCGTGGTCATGGCGAATGAGGAACCTTGCCCAGCCGTTGCACAGCTTGCACACACCGTCGAACAACACCACGGTTTCACCGGGGTTGAGGAGTGGTGCGGCGGTATGAAGGCAGGTAATCCGCATGGCTCAGGTCTCCGGCGCTTTTGAACACCCGCCGACTTTAACGCGACAGCACCGGCGCCGCGCCTTTTTCCTCCG
This genomic window from Pseudomonas sp. Bout1 contains:
- a CDS encoding DMT family transporter; this translates as MDKRQPIDGPAAVIMTVMCAIWGLQQVAIKVAAPDIAPILQIALRSGIAAVLVGLILILRRNKMTLNIDTWRGGLLVGTLFALEYVAVGEGLRYTSAAHMVIFLYTAPIFAAIGLHVRFPSERLTAVQWGGILLAFAGVIVAFFAPGETTASMADQRIGDALGLLGAAAWGATTVTIRCSRLAEAPAPLTLFYQLAGAFVILAALAWATGQTRVQFSAITVASLAFQTVVFSFLSLLVWFWMLGRYLGSRLGVLSFMTPLFGVVFGVWLLDETLQSSFIVGSLLVLIGIVVVSGHDLFKLRMARLVKD
- a CDS encoding MFS transporter; translation: MNPSNATSSLELDHSPMSDEVAVVYRKIAWRLLPFLVFLFVLAWIDRVNVGFAKLAMLQDLGFSEAVYGLGAGIFFIGYFFFEVPSNLLLEKIGARRTLARITIMWGLTSIAMAYVESAWSFYVLRFLLGAFEAGFFPGVVLYLTYWFPAAQRAKINGMFMTSFAIAGVVGGPLAGFIMSHMVGVGSLANWQWLFILEGIPSVIAGFLVLRYLPEKPINAKWLSPAQRTMVSDTIAREDQAPGKHSDLRSLIRYPKLWLCALVYFCLVSGNATIAFWTPSVIKALGVDDTMRIGLLSSIPFILGTVAMLWNGFHSDKTSERRVHCAMAALLAGLGLIGTGLFIGNAVLALIALTIAAMGILAAFPVFWSIPGAFLAGTAAAGGIALINCIGNLAGFVAPYMIGWLKTLTGSLAAGLYMVAAFEILAGVLLLVLFKGIKVSKSPVQ
- a CDS encoding amidase, whose protein sequence is MTTIAELARKLAEGRTSSEALVNDALTRIEAHRTAGGTAYISVDADSALSAARASDLARASGYVPSALAGLPVSIKDLFDVAGQVTAAGSQLLADAPPARHDAVVVERLRAAGAILLGRTNMSEFAFSGLGWNPHYGTPLTPCAEGRIAGGSSSGAAVSVALGMAVAGLGTDTGGSIRIPAAFCNLVGFKPSASRVPMTGTFPLAASLDSVGALSNSVADCILLDQILSGQSLDTRAAPLAGLRLAVTRDVVLDQLDATVAAAFERSLDLLAKAGASIRWFDFPELHQLPRINAAGGLTAAEAWQGHRQWLEGDRSEAYDPRVAQRIRRGAAISAADYLDIQAERQRLISVARERLGDADAWLLPSVAIVPPKLADLADDAAFFATNGLVLRNTSVLNFLDGCALSLPCQRGDELPVGLSIAGLQGQDARVLQVSRSIEALLRQGT
- a CDS encoding DUF2848 domain-containing protein → MTQMTFHVVGQGEHHSSIKHLIIAGWAGRNSEAVEHHIAELEALGVRRPTQVPCFYRVSASLLNNAETIQVPGKDSSGETEFVLIPSEQGLLIGLGSDHTDRKVESYDVTVSKQMCDKPIAQQVWRYTEVQPHWDHLVMRTWRVRDGVRALYQQGPVTNLLAPETLLAKLNNDAALPADTAMFCGTQSVIGELGYGEAFEMELFDPILNRSLRHQYGVEPLPVAE
- a CDS encoding GntR family transcriptional regulator gives rise to the protein MSEPTNLIRHHQPPMAPTKSAAQLRELAYAQIKQRIISCEYRPGDAINEAQLTAALGIGRTPIHQALHRLEVEGMVTIMPRKGVMVTALSLNDVLDMIEVRVSNEQLCVKLAVERAKDTDIQAMRDILERTPALLARHDVAGLMSLDLEFHMSISAAAHNRVLAELLRNLHEKQARFWYLTLSENHHSERIYHEHLQILEAVEQRDGTAAIAAIHHHIDDFRRAIMRTL
- a CDS encoding DUF1852 domain-containing protein gives rise to the protein MNNEFSFSIKSICFDENYHPSENTRITTNFANLARGTSRQENLRNTLRMINNRFNALAHWDNPKGDRYTLELEIISVEMGIGLEGSGTAIPLIEILKTNIVDQQTNERFAGIVGNNFSSYVRDYDFSVLLSGHNQGQPGFSIPDNFGALHGKLFKCFVNSSVYQDHFNKLPVICLSVSNTRTYHRTENQHPVLGVEYQQDQYSLTDEYFQKMGLKVRYFMPSNSVAPLAFYFSGDLLGDYTNLELISTISTMDTFQKIYRPEIYNANSAAGKSYQPSLKHQDYSLTLIVYDREERGRLAIEQGKFVEENFIKPYQAVLEQWSANCAF
- a CDS encoding methionine synthase, with amino-acid sequence MKKLLPTSTAGSLPKPAWLAQPETLWSPWKLQGEELIEGKQDALRLSLQEQQQAGIDIVSDGEQTRQHFVTTFIEHLSGVDFEKRETVRIRDRYDASVPTVVGAVTRQRPVFVEEAKFLRQQTRQPIKWALPGPMTMIDTLYDNHYKSREKLAWEFAKILNQEARELEAAGVDIIQFDEPAFNVFFDEVNDWGVATLERAIEGLNCETAVHICYGYGIKANTDWKKTLGSEWRQYEEAFPKLQKSSIDIVSLECHNSHVPMELIELIRGKKVMVGAIDVASNIIETPEEVANTLRKALQFVEADKLYPCTNCGMAPLSRGVARGKLNALSAGADIVRRELLNQG
- a CDS encoding M24 family metallopeptidase — its product is MHNRHVVELSPSGKSFEAADQLLLDAMLASGLAVPFSCRRGACGSCKVKVVSGQYRDKLRTPDSPAPSYPLAADEMLLCQSHACSDMRLEIPGWSLDTPALEVTAQVIGKRALSADIIELVLLPAQPLDVRAGQYLRFRLDDGDSRCFSVANLPAQDQGQLVFHIRQVSGGLFSERILPTLQVGDALKLEGPVGACTWQHDDGRPVVLFATGTGYAGIKPLLLTALARHAKVSLYWGNSAPADFYDAEFLEQASQAHPRFHWHRVQSADARVQQVALAQPHNWAESQIYACGSSTMIKQVRETCLAAGAQAHRFVAEAFVSSGALPQASSLKALDPVLEKVGPRYSLDGMLAAREQTVRALAAIADQLKVGMNTAQALQMASQTLQNMGASHTWHPTYIRFGDDTVRTPRQGVDLSRTLRATDIAVVDLGPVWDGYEGDYGDTFVFGEHPLHDACVKALHEVFDETRHAWHRGLTGRQLYDFAERSAHSKGWRLERNLAGHRIADFPHALFGQDKLAEVEIVPSEMVWVLEIQLCHPTLPIGAFFEDILVGEANWLKPRYVLQS